In Nitrososphaerota archaeon, one genomic interval encodes:
- a CDS encoding DNA-directed RNA polymerase, with protein sequence MFAIVELEEFVRIPPNKFNENPNDVALEQLKEIYEGKISEELGYIILVIDAKVDPVGYLVARDGASYHKVNCRLLTFYPRLQEVVEGEVIEILEFGSFVRIGPIDGFLHISQIMDEFISYDEKHSMLLGKKTGRKLTIGDKVRAKIVAISFEKEGKIGLTTRQPFLGKIEWIKEETKGEEKGEKKEEK encoded by the coding sequence ATGTTTGCGATAGTAGAATTAGAAGAATTTGTTAGGATACCTCCGAATAAATTTAATGAAAATCCTAATGATGTTGCTTTAGAACAACTTAAAGAAATATATGAAGGAAAAATAAGTGAAGAATTAGGTTATATTATTTTAGTAATAGATGCAAAAGTAGATCCTGTAGGATATCTTGTAGCAAGAGATGGAGCAAGTTATCATAAAGTTAATTGTAGATTGTTAACATTTTATCCTAGACTTCAAGAAGTTGTTGAAGGAGAAGTTATTGAAATACTTGAATTCGGTTCATTTGTAAGAATAGGGCCAATAGATGGTTTTCTTCATATATCACAAATAATGGATGAGTTTATATCATATGATGAAAAACATTCAATGCTTTTAGGGAAAAAAACTGGTAGGAAGCTAACTATAGGAGACAAAGTTAGAGCTAAAATTGTTGCAATATCTTTTGAAAAAGAAGGGAAAATAGGTTTAACAACTAGGCAACCATTCCTTGGAAAAATTGAATGGATAAAAGAAGAGACAAAAGGAGAAGAAAAGGGAGAAAAGAAAGAGGAAAAGTAA
- a CDS encoding LAGLIDADG family homing endonuclease, giving the protein MNMVSMSISKEGERRRYLPLEIRIKMYEEVHELRKKGLTYKEVQERIYEKYGRRLSIAIIGFWINKKKHPLGRVNKFDENPSPEFTYIIGVISGDGCRYFYKRNYRLQLAVKDYEFAEKFGECLAKVLGRKRPYKPFWSKKLKQWIAQGYSFLLYKFLNKPLEELKPYIEHSKDTVSAFLKALFDAEGSIYVNEKHHVRELKLYNTNVGLLNYAKYLLKKYFNIDATGPHFNKKTKTTKNCYYLYIRTNTLSNFYDYIGFIIKRKQQRLIKAIER; this is encoded by the coding sequence ATGAATATGGTTAGTATGAGTATAAGTAAGGAGGGGGAGAGACGAAGATATTTACCATTAGAAATAAGAATAAAGATGTATGAAGAAGTTCATGAATTACGCAAAAAAGGATTGACATATAAAGAAGTTCAAGAAAGAATTTATGAAAAATATGGAAGACGATTATCTATAGCTATCATTGGATTTTGGATTAATAAGAAAAAGCATCCACTTGGAAGAGTTAATAAATTCGATGAAAATCCTTCGCCAGAATTTACATATATCATTGGAGTAATATCTGGTGATGGTTGCCGATACTTTTATAAAAGAAATTATCGTTTACAATTAGCTGTTAAAGATTATGAGTTTGCGGAAAAGTTTGGGGAGTGCTTGGCTAAAGTATTAGGAAGAAAAAGACCATACAAGCCGTTTTGGAGTAAAAAATTAAAACAATGGATAGCACAAGGTTACAGTTTCTTGCTTTATAAATTCTTAAATAAACCATTAGAAGAGCTAAAGCCATATATTGAACATTCTAAAGATACTGTTTCTGCATTTCTGAAAGCTTTATTTGATGCAGAAGGTAGTATATATGTAAATGAAAAGCATCATGTGCGAGAATTAAAGCTTTATAATACAAATGTAGGATTATTAAATTATGCTAAATATCTATTAAAGAAATACTTCAATATCGATGCTACAGGACCACATTTTAATAAAAAAACAAAAACTACTAAAAACTGCTATTATCTTTACATTCGTACTAATACTCTGTCAAATTTCTATGACTACATAGGATTTATAATAAAACGAAAACAACAAAGATTAATTAAAGCTATTGAACGATAA
- a CDS encoding nucleotide-binding protein, translating to MKILIDTSFLLTCIQRGEDLFYRLEETLKIPIEPIILENVLKELKSILLIKGKKSKEAKLALEIANKYNKIAYNENIPTDEALLEIAFKNKYPVLTCDIKLKKKLREKKIPVIFLKKDGKINIEGIIE from the coding sequence ATGAAAATACTCATTGATACTAGTTTTTTATTAACATGCATTCAAAGAGGGGAAGATTTATTTTATAGATTAGAAGAAACTTTAAAAATTCCTATAGAACCTATAATTTTAGAAAACGTTTTAAAAGAATTAAAAAGCATCTTATTAATTAAAGGGAAAAAAAGTAAGGAAGCTAAACTTGCATTAGAAATTGCTAATAAATATAATAAAATTGCTTATAATGAAAATATTCCTACAGATGAAGCTTTATTAGAAATAGCTTTTAAAAATAAATATCCAGTTTTAACATGCGATATAAAACTTAAGAAAAAATTAAGAGAGAAAAAAATACCTGTAATTTTCTTAAAAAAAGATGGAAAAATCAATATTGAAGGAATAATAGAATAA